The following coding sequences are from one Virgibacillus necropolis window:
- the xylA gene encoding xylose isomerase, whose product MSYFSNVNKIKYEGATSTNPYAFKFYNPEEKIGAKTMEEYLRFGVAYWHTFTADLSDPFGTGTANRPWKNYQGMDLSKARVEAAFELFEKLNVPFFCFHDVDIAPEGSNLRETYKNIDTIISMMKDYMKDSKTKLLWNTANNFTNPRFVHGAASSNNADVFAYSAAKVKKGLEIGKELGAENYVFWGGREGYETLLNTDMKLEMDNLGRFFHMAVDYAKEINFDAQFLIEPKPKEPTTHQYDFDVATGYAFLQNYNLQDHFKFNIEANHATLAGHTFEHELRYARVNNMLGSVDANQGDPLLGWDTDEFPTDLYSATLAMYEVIKNGGLGRGGLNFDAKVRRGSFEVEDLFHAHIAGMDTFAVGLKVAQKIIDDNILDGVVEERYKSYTEGIGLDIVEGKTDFHKLEKHALGLSEIKNQSGRLERIKTTINQYLLKAYAGELDF is encoded by the coding sequence ATGAGTTACTTTTCAAATGTTAACAAAATTAAATACGAAGGTGCGACATCAACTAATCCATATGCATTTAAATTCTATAATCCTGAAGAAAAAATTGGCGCCAAGACAATGGAAGAATACCTGCGTTTTGGTGTTGCATATTGGCATACATTTACAGCAGATTTATCGGATCCTTTTGGTACTGGTACAGCAAATCGTCCATGGAAGAACTACCAAGGTATGGATTTATCGAAAGCACGTGTGGAAGCAGCTTTTGAGTTGTTTGAAAAATTGAATGTGCCTTTTTTCTGTTTCCATGATGTAGATATTGCACCAGAAGGAAGTAATTTAAGAGAAACATATAAAAATATAGATACGATAATAAGTATGATGAAAGATTACATGAAAGACAGTAAAACAAAATTGCTGTGGAATACGGCAAATAATTTTACCAATCCTCGCTTCGTTCACGGTGCAGCATCTTCTAACAACGCAGATGTATTTGCATATTCAGCAGCTAAAGTGAAAAAAGGATTGGAAATCGGTAAAGAGTTAGGTGCAGAAAATTATGTATTCTGGGGTGGCCGTGAAGGTTATGAAACACTTCTAAATACTGATATGAAATTGGAAATGGACAACCTTGGCCGTTTCTTCCATATGGCAGTTGATTACGCAAAAGAAATTAACTTTGATGCACAATTCTTAATTGAACCTAAACCTAAAGAGCCCACAACGCATCAATATGACTTTGATGTTGCCACCGGTTATGCTTTCTTACAAAACTATAATTTACAGGATCATTTTAAATTCAATATTGAAGCAAATCACGCAACACTAGCAGGACACACATTTGAACATGAGCTGCGTTATGCACGCGTAAATAATATGCTGGGTTCCGTTGATGCCAATCAGGGAGACCCGCTGTTAGGCTGGGATACAGATGAATTCCCGACAGACTTATACTCTGCAACACTAGCAATGTATGAGGTTATTAAAAACGGAGGATTAGGTCGTGGTGGTCTGAACTTCGACGCTAAAGTTAGAAGAGGTTCATTTGAAGTGGAAGATTTATTCCATGCACATATTGCAGGAATGGATACCTTTGCGGTAGGATTAAAGGTTGCCCAAAAAATAATCGATGATAACATCTTAGACGGAGTAGTCGAAGAACGTTACAAGAGTTACACAGAAGGTATCGGTTTGGATATCGTGGAAGGAAAAACCGATTTCCATAAACTTGAAAAACACGCATTGGGATTATCAGAAATTAAAAATCAATCCGGACGGCTAGAAAGAATTAAAACAACGATCAACCAGTATTTGTTGAAAGCTTATGCTGGAGAATTAGATTTTTAA